From a single Seriola aureovittata isolate HTS-2021-v1 ecotype China chromosome 18, ASM2101889v1, whole genome shotgun sequence genomic region:
- the LOC130186677 gene encoding uncharacterized protein LOC130186677 isoform X2: MEVSPFSFTLERYWTEEKERALIAFFSKHSCLWNHKSESYKNRQLRWKTLEQLRILLSAHPPPVPFTVEDIKNKFKNLRTTFQRQYKMVKASKVCKGEDVFVPQWKHYQQLMFLQGCWDQDDCVDEQPLSPLTLPQAETQSVLTSPGLIISFLPTPSTSFPSTSSSCVPSNMMVKCYWTEERERALIAFYSEHNCLWNKKSENHNNRQLRLSLLEALRGQLSDHSVSFTEQSCLWNNKSESYRNRLLRQSLLETLSRLLSENEPVPFTVEDIKTKFRNLRTIFQREHKAVSSNKTCGSEDFYLPKWKHYQELMFLCDSCDEDERPEGLHCHQPEESDLLHLDSQAPPSSLHYHTATQTATKGNITPQSLKAPPSPTPPDSQHSSPSSSPSPSTSSSHTNSRLSGRKRASRRAPPTMNEMLDFMRMFCQSRAVSPHTGFMKYVEECLNEMPPDKVKKLKKKIIETIHSVSEEV, from the exons ATGGAGGTGTCACCGTTCAGCTTCACACTAGAGAGATACTGGacggaggagaaagagagggcgCTCATAGCGTTTTTCTCCA AGCACAGTTGTCTGTGGAACCACAAGTCTGAGAGCTATAAGAACAGACAGCTGCGATGGAAAACTCTGGAACAACTGAGGATCCTTCTGTCAGCCCACCCCCCACCTGTTCCCTTCACAG TGGAAGACATTAAGAATAAGTTCAAGAACCTTCGTACCACCTTTCAGCGTCAGTACAAAATGGTAAAGGCAAGCAAGGTGTGCAAGGGAGAAGATGTGTTTGTACCACAGTGGAAACACTACCAGCAGCTGATGTTCCTGCAGGGCTGCTGGGACCAGGACGACTGTGTTGATGAGCAGCCACTGTCGCCGCTGACTCTTCCACAGGCGGAGACACAGTCTGTCCTTACATCACCAGGACTGATCATCTCCTTCCTTCCCACCCCATCCACCTCTTTCCCCTCCACCTCATCTTCCTGCGTCCCCTCCAACATGATGGTTAAATGTTACTGGACTGAAGAGAGGGAGCGTGCCCTGATAGCCTTTTATTCCG AGCACAACTGTTTGTGGAACAAGAAGTCTGAAAACCACAACAACCGGCAGCTCAGACTGAGTCTACTGGAAGCTCTGAGAGGCCAGCTGTCTGATCACTCAGTGTCTTTCACAG AGCAAAGCTGTCTGTGGAACAACAAGTCAGAGAGCTACAGAAACCGTCTACTCAGACAGAGTCTGTTGGAGACTCTGAGCCGCCTCCTGTCTGAAAATGAACCGGTCCCATTCACAG TGGAAGACATCAAGACAAAGTTCAGGAACCTGCGAACCATTTTCCAACGTGAGCACAAGGCGGTGAgctcaaacaaaacatgtgGATCAGAGGACTTTTACCTTCCAAAGTGGAAACACTACCAAGAGCTGATGTTCCTCTGTGACTCCTGTGATGAGGATGAGCGACCTGAAGGCCTCCACTGCCACCAACCGGAGGAATCCGACCTCCTCCACCTGGACAGCCAAGCCCCACCCTCCTCCCTACACTACCATACTGCCACTCAAACTGCTACCAAAGGGAACATCACACCACAAAGCCTCAAAGCCCCACCCTCACCCACTCCCCCAGACTCTCAGCACTcgtccccctcttcctccccatccccctccacatcctcctctcATACTAACAGCCGATTGTCGGGCCGCAAACGAGCAAGCCGCCGGGCACCACCCACCATGAACGAAATGCTGGATTTCATGAGGATGTTCTGTCAAAGTCGAGCGGTGTCACCACACACCGGGTTCATGAAATATGTTGAGGAGTGTCTGAATGAGATGCCGccagacaaagtgaaaaaactgaagaagaagatcATTGAGACGATCCACAGTGTGTCAGAGGAAGTttag
- the LOC130186677 gene encoding uncharacterized protein LOC130186677 isoform X1: MEVSPFSFTLERYWTEEKERALIAFFSKHSCLWNHKSESYKNRQLRWKTLEQLRILLSAHPPPVPFTVEDIKNKFKNLRTTFQRQYKMVKASKVCKGEDVFVPQWKHYQQLMFLQGCWDQDDCVDEQPLSPLTLPQAETQSVLTSPGLIISFLPTPSTSFPSTSSSCVPSNMMVKCYWTEERERALIAFYSEHNCLWNKKSENHNNRQLRLSLLEALRGQLSDHSVSFTVEDIKCKFKNLRTVFNREYKAVQASSVSNKLYVSKWKHYQQLFFLCESCDEDNSTDNLQILMPQEDEDLDNGNQTPSSTLSSLSSSSTQTNSIKVNKNSALSNSSQSNDKTHTAAYQILISASPDSLKLANQTAPSTFPVSLSTSSLDTKPCSNPSPLNFSVSGPVQSDSRLSTDPRCHWSEDKVQQLISFYSEQSCLWNNKSESYRNRLLRQSLLETLSRLLSENEPVPFTVEDIKTKFRNLRTIFQREHKAVSSNKTCGSEDFYLPKWKHYQELMFLCDSCDEDERPEGLHCHQPEESDLLHLDSQAPPSSLHYHTATQTATKGNITPQSLKAPPSPTPPDSQHSSPSSSPSPSTSSSHTNSRLSGRKRASRRAPPTMNEMLDFMRMFCQSRAVSPHTGFMKYVEECLNEMPPDKVKKLKKKIIETIHSVSEEV; this comes from the exons ATGGAGGTGTCACCGTTCAGCTTCACACTAGAGAGATACTGGacggaggagaaagagagggcgCTCATAGCGTTTTTCTCCA AGCACAGTTGTCTGTGGAACCACAAGTCTGAGAGCTATAAGAACAGACAGCTGCGATGGAAAACTCTGGAACAACTGAGGATCCTTCTGTCAGCCCACCCCCCACCTGTTCCCTTCACAG TGGAAGACATTAAGAATAAGTTCAAGAACCTTCGTACCACCTTTCAGCGTCAGTACAAAATGGTAAAGGCAAGCAAGGTGTGCAAGGGAGAAGATGTGTTTGTACCACAGTGGAAACACTACCAGCAGCTGATGTTCCTGCAGGGCTGCTGGGACCAGGACGACTGTGTTGATGAGCAGCCACTGTCGCCGCTGACTCTTCCACAGGCGGAGACACAGTCTGTCCTTACATCACCAGGACTGATCATCTCCTTCCTTCCCACCCCATCCACCTCTTTCCCCTCCACCTCATCTTCCTGCGTCCCCTCCAACATGATGGTTAAATGTTACTGGACTGAAGAGAGGGAGCGTGCCCTGATAGCCTTTTATTCCG AGCACAACTGTTTGTGGAACAAGAAGTCTGAAAACCACAACAACCGGCAGCTCAGACTGAGTCTACTGGAAGCTCTGAGAGGCCAGCTGTCTGATCACTCAGTGTCTTTCACAG TCGAAGACATAAAGTGCAAATTCAAGAACCTTCGGACAGTTTTTAACCGTGAATATAAGGCGGTCCAGGCGAGCAGCGTGTCTAACAAACTCTACGTGTCCAAATGGAAACACTACCAGCAGCTGTTCTTCCTCTGTGAGTCCTGCGATGAAGACAACAGCACAGACAACCTACAGATACTAATGCCACAGGAAGACGAGGACCTAGACAATGGAAACCAAACACCATCCTCCACCCTAAGCAGCCTGTCTTCCAGTTCCACCCAAACCAATAGCATCAAGGTCAATAAAAACTCTGCTCTCTCTAACTCCAGTCAGAGCAACGACAAAACCCATACCGCTGCATACCAAATCCTAATCTCTGCATCTCCAGACAGTCTCAAACTAGCAAATCAAACAGCTCCTTCCACATTCCCAGTCTCTCTATCTACTTCATCACTAGACACCAAACCTTGTTCAAACCCCTCTCCTCTAAATTTCTCTGTATCCGGTCCAGTTCAGTCAGACAGCAGACTGAGCACAGACCCCCGCTGCCACTGGAGTGAGGACAAAGTTCAGCAACTCATATCATTTTACTCTG AGCAAAGCTGTCTGTGGAACAACAAGTCAGAGAGCTACAGAAACCGTCTACTCAGACAGAGTCTGTTGGAGACTCTGAGCCGCCTCCTGTCTGAAAATGAACCGGTCCCATTCACAG TGGAAGACATCAAGACAAAGTTCAGGAACCTGCGAACCATTTTCCAACGTGAGCACAAGGCGGTGAgctcaaacaaaacatgtgGATCAGAGGACTTTTACCTTCCAAAGTGGAAACACTACCAAGAGCTGATGTTCCTCTGTGACTCCTGTGATGAGGATGAGCGACCTGAAGGCCTCCACTGCCACCAACCGGAGGAATCCGACCTCCTCCACCTGGACAGCCAAGCCCCACCCTCCTCCCTACACTACCATACTGCCACTCAAACTGCTACCAAAGGGAACATCACACCACAAAGCCTCAAAGCCCCACCCTCACCCACTCCCCCAGACTCTCAGCACTcgtccccctcttcctccccatccccctccacatcctcctctcATACTAACAGCCGATTGTCGGGCCGCAAACGAGCAAGCCGCCGGGCACCACCCACCATGAACGAAATGCTGGATTTCATGAGGATGTTCTGTCAAAGTCGAGCGGTGTCACCACACACCGGGTTCATGAAATATGTTGAGGAGTGTCTGAATGAGATGCCGccagacaaagtgaaaaaactgaagaagaagatcATTGAGACGATCCACAGTGTGTCAGAGGAAGTttag